A region of the Carya illinoinensis cultivar Pawnee chromosome 16, C.illinoinensisPawnee_v1, whole genome shotgun sequence genome:
agatctaacagatcACGTAGAGTCATGtcagtttgtagatttacttttatatatatagcagttctctaattcattaattccctttttttttagaacagaacattaattattaatgtagagaGTTTAGGATCCTGCCGATCCCACCTGCCACCTGAGGGTCAATCGTAAGACTTCTCCAGTGCATGCAGCATATGATCTACCGATCGAGCTTCCTCTTTTCTTCTCTAGACTTCTCCattaaatataactatataatcaAGTCATGTACATGACTTCATTAGAGAAATGCTAGGAATTTCGAGGATGGGTCGCGAGCATTTCTCCcttgttttttttagttttttacttaataattaagtatttttattgatgttgtatttttttttttatatttaagagtattcataaaaaaatatgtatataaaaatttacaCTTGTCTGGATCCCGAGTCGGGTGGCTGTAGAGCCCTTCCTTCATTAAGCTATATCTACAAATCGATCCTGAACTCTTTTGCCGCAAGTTACAAGACATGCACGTCCTGACAAGACTCGTCCAattggatgagagagagagagagagcttaccAATGAATGGTAACACCATAGGATCCTTGATTATGGACATTAACATAAACAGTATCTCCTTTTGTTACCCGAATGACAGGGCCTGGCAAACTTTCATTTACAACCAACATGCTCTTGCTGCTGCACAACCTTGTAAAGTTTGTCTCCTTCAGCTGCATGCATGTGTCAAGTGTATACCAACATACATTTATGTGCTAGAGAAGATATCgatagagagagtgagagagtgagagatgcATGAGATCATGATACTCACAACAAAGTCATAGTAATGGATCGTGTTGGCTTGAGCCAAACCATGGTCCATCCAGCAGATTAGGAGAAGGACCACAAGAAACCCTGAAGTCAGAGCCATGGATCCCTCACAGTGACTTCTCAAGCTGTCCGGCTCATACAATTTGTAACCTGCAGTGGTGAAATTTTGGCTTACTCTACTTAGTAATTAATTAGGAGGGAATAGGCAGTTTAGAGTTATGGAGGCTAATCTTATAATATTGTTACTAACTTTGTACTGAAACTTCTTCCCTCGATCGTGTTGAATTCTCGTTATGACCTTTAATTTCATATGTACTGGAGTAGAATGTTGGTTGTGGTTGGGTTCATTGACCAAAAAGGTAGAAActccttttcttctttggatttatttatttattttccttgtaGTTTATATACTTTATACATACCTAactcattataattattttacatattttacataaatcAACAGGGAATGCTAAGAGAATGTGCTGCTCGATGCAACTACCAGTGGGCTTCTTAAAACTGAATGTAGATGGAGCTATGTTTGTTGATATGCAAAAAGTTAGTGTGGGTTTTGTGCTTAAAGATGATATAGGAAGCTTGGTGATGGCCGCTAGTAAGGTGGAGAATGAGGTAGACGATCCTGCAACTATTAAACTTTTGGCTTTATTAAGGGGTTTACAGCTTTGTGTCAATTTGGGTTTCTCCAAAATTATTATTGAAAGTGATTTGCTTGGTGATGATTAAAGAAATACAAGAGGAGCAAGAATCTTTTTCAGCAGACGGTAATCTCATTAAGGAGACTAAAAGCCTGTTGCATTATTTTAGTGAAGTCGAAATTCAGAATGTGCATCGCATGGGAATTAAAGGTGGCTCATAGATTATGATGTTATGCTTAGAATGTTGATAATCTAGATATGTGGTGGGTTGATGCTCGTATGTTTGTTGCTCAAGCTTTGTGGATTGATAAGAATAGCTTGTAttgattgattttattataaatgaatgtcttattaaaaaaataataatagttttttttaaaatggtaaaaaaaaaaaatagttatcaGTACTGAATTTTGGGTCAGAATTTGAATGGGAAGCTGAGCTACGcgtggaatttttatttttattttttatttttttatatggggTGAGAGGTTTCTAactaatttttcaatttgaagAATTGAGTTGAATGTCATCAGCCTATCAAGCTTTTGattatatacagttataaaatacataaatattatataattattttaaaaaaatagaatttattataaaaaattaatttcttttctaaattatatacttatttatttttttcaaactaattacataatatttatacattcacTACGACTGCAacaattatttctttaaaattaaattaaatgcatCGCGATCTGCTTATAGCCGTACACCCTTAACTCGAACCCGATTCTTAAACCCAAATCACTACccaatttctaaaaaaaattgtatatatatggatttaACTCCAAACAAGTATTTGGGCTTGGGTGGGCTTTGGACTTTGTGGCTTGCGGATGGCTTCCAAAAGCTCTCTCAGGCCCGAAGCCTAAGGCCCTAAACCCACAATTTCAAATCCCCGAAATTGGCGGCAAAATCCCTAATATCGTCTCCCACATACAAAAAAAGCAAAGCCTTGCGTAGAGAACATCTATGCCCGCGATGTCGACAATCTTCATTGCAGTTCAATGCTCTGCAATGaaggtatctctctctctctctctcattgatGATTGATGAAGTTTCTCTTAGGTGAAGCAGCAGCAGCCAATAGCAATCCGCTGAAGGACCTTCCACACATCCTACAATTCTCCTCCAATAATCAACCCACCCCACTATCAGAATTGTTGCGGATggagacaaaaagaaaataaaaagagaaaacaggTGAGTCGTCCACCGTTTCTCTCTTTGGCATATTAGGCGCCACTTGCAGACACGCACAGTGTCTGCAGCAAGTGACGCTTCAGATTCTTGCATAAATCACTGCgctgaaaaaatattataggcTGCTCTtttctataaataggagagagctcaattGTGGGTGTGTGCAGACGAGTgtgaaagagaaagaagagagaaagagagtgggtgagcagagagaatTTACAAGAGAGGtttcttttgtaaaaattattccatagtgaaattacagcagttGTGGACGTACgtaattgccgaaccacgttaaatttcgtctctcctttatttagaatcatctctGTGTCCGAATAGCTCCCAACAAGAAtcgccaaaaaagaaaaaagaaaaagaaaaaagaactgaAGAAGAATAGATTAGCAATGACCCATTTTGGTGTCATCGCAGGACGATTCAAAGCGATTGGAGGGAATATCTCGATTCAACACTTGATCAATCACGCACTTTGTGAATGGTTGTTACCTTATATTTACCCTGAATTGCAGACAAGgcaggaaggagagagagagagatgatgatgataatagtctaaagaaacaagaaaatactgTCAAATCCCAAAAAGTTCTGGACCTAAAAAAATGTTTGCAAGTTGCAACATGTAAcctcgcaaaaaaaaaaaaaaaagagaggaattaTTTGTAACACTCGTGTAAAACCATTGGCGTGATTGTcaatctttttctctttttttttctttttttttttcatttttatagttAACGTGACAAGTTtatcagtattttttttaacgtCAATGGTGTTACCCGAGTGTTACATTTGGAGTGTTATAAGTAACAGGAcctcccacaaaaaaaaaaaaaaaaaaaaaaaaacaataatctcAAAGAAAACCTCAAACAATTGACACCTCATGAGCCCTCCCTGTAAAACATGGGCTCCCAAACATAGATTTATttactcaaaaaagaaaaaaagagccTTTTGCTTCAGTCATTCAGTGCCAAGGAACCAAGCTGATCACCAACACCAGACGCCGAGGCAGCTTTATGGAGGACTTCCATTGCCTCGGCCACCTTCTGCTTTAGGGCATCTGGAGACTCAAGGAGATGGATTACCTCAGACTTGTCCATCTCCAGCAACATCCCTGTCACCTTTGCAGCATTGTTGGGCTCAAGCTGCTCAACATGGGGATATAGTTGTTCACCCAGCATCTGTGATTTCAAGAAACATTAACTACAATCATGCTTTCCACAGATTACTAAATAATATAGTCTACAAGTATGATGGTCAATCTAGTTCAACATCTTATTTGTTGTCCCTGATTTACAAGTAACCATGTTCTCATCGACAACTCTTTATTTTGGACCATTATGGCCTTTTCAAGTGATTGACAAAATCGATCTCTCTATGGATAGCACAGGGGTGCTTAAAATCAATCTCTGGCCTTAACCAAAAGAAAAGCGCAAACCCTAATACAAGGGCACTACACAATATAGACACCGAAAAGTTGATAGTGATCATAAGCAATAACTAACCATCAGCAACTCAAACAAAGATACTTAAGAAATCATCTCATAATCACTGCATCAAAAGATAAAATAACATACCGCTCGCTGATTCTCTGGACTAGCAGAAGCCAAAGCTGATAGAAGTGCTGAAGTATGCACATGCCCAGGTCGCTGGATGTCGATAGGAGTTGCAGGCCTCCCCGAACCATCAAAAGGCAATGACATCACAGGCCCTATAATGCCTTGAGGAACCACGGATGCATCCACGCCAGTTCGAGAACTTCCCACATATCGAAAGCCTTGGTGAGGGTTACGATGCATTAACTAAAATTGAGAAGTGGATGAAGAATATCAGAGATGAAAGATAATTTAAGTCAATATTCATAATTTAGTCATTTGATTTCTATCAAGCAAGTGCCTAGTTGTAGATTGCTTTATATTTTTAGCCAGAGAATCTTGCATTCTCAAAGCCCCTGTGAAAGATTTTggtattcaaataaaaacaaattgttcATGACAACTCTACAGCAATGTGGCCTTGGAATCATATAGACAACTATAAAATGCGATAAAGCCAGAATGGGCAGTAATCAAAATAAAGAAGGTTAGTTATATCACCTGCTGCTGCTGCACCTGTTGAAGGTTTCCAACTCGACGCACACCCATTTGCTGCCCTGGCTGGCCTTGCCGTTGAAGGTGGTATGGCATCATAAAGTTTGGTGCAATACCCGGCCGCATTCCATGAAAGAGTTGCTGCTGGAAGCCAAAAGGCTGAGGGGGTAGCAGACCAGGATTGCCTTGACCAAAATACAAATGTTGTGGGGAAAATCTAGGCCCCCCAGGATGAAATCCTGCAATTCCTACAGGCATCTGTGCCATCCCACTATGTGCTCGGATTTGAGAAAAATGTGCCTAGAagggagatatatatatatatatatatatgtatgttattgTCGTTAATGTAGACACATTTgacaaaataagaatttaagcAATAACACCAACTACTACCCATCATAATACAAATGAGAGCCAAACTCTTTGTTCcttcttcaaattcacaaaaCACCCATAAGGTCATTAACCTATGGACCTACCCTCCATCCTATTCTTCTTGGTGTACGGGAAAGAAGCCATTTGAGAGGCAAAATTCTAATCAGATATTTACTTACTAAGTTTCAAGACTTCCAGACAGAAGACATACAGTGAAAATATTTGTGAGCACGTAGAAATGAATGGTAAACTTATGGATAGTTATGAGAACGAAATTCTTTTTAGCTGTGTGAAGAAAAATCCATGAATGTTATCAATGTAAGAcacaaaattttaatcttacaaTTATCTGTCTGTCCTAGTCTAAAACACATTGGACAAAAATTCTGGGTTCCGAAAATCTTCACTCCTGAAAGCTATCCAGCACCAACTTGTTATTTGTGACCCACacagaataaaaaaagaaggcTAACTAAATTACTATATTGCAGGTGAAGTCGATGACTTacacatttctttttctttccgttTATATATGTCTATTTTTCACAAGGAAATGCAGCAgagatttaatatttaatttccaAATTAGTCCTCGGCAATTCCAGTATGTCCAGCGCCAGTTgtgtaataataataacaaaagacTGCAACGCATTAACTGCAAACTCAAGAAGTAGAACTAAACTAGATTGGTTAAAACCTTGTTAAAACATTGGCATCAAATGTCCACATGATTAAGAAAGCAACAGCTGCACTTCAAACTGACAGAATTACGTTACCTATATGACCATCAAAATATGCAGAAGAATTACCTGAAGCTGGGCTTTTCTGTCTTCTTTACGCTGGGCCACAGCAACATACAGAGGTTTCCGACCAATCATCCTTCCATTCATTTCTTCCAGCTGAACAAGAAATAAGAAGAGAAGGCATGCATGAGAGAAAAAAGGGTCAGCACTAGGTGCAAAAGCAGGGTCTGCCAAATGGCCTAGAAAAAGAATCAATAACTCACAGCTTTAGCAGCTTCCTGTGGAGTGGAAAATGCCACAAAGCCATATCCCTTGCTGTGACCTTGGGAATCAACCATGACCTAAAAGATTCATAGGAAAAAACAAAGCCCAACAAAAATTACCACAGGAAACATTTATAATAATTGTTTATCTAAAAAAGACAATTATCATAATTGACTCTTAGAAAAGTCTCACTAAGGACCAGTACAGAAAGAAGGGGCCAAAATACTCCACTTGAAGTTAAAGATATACCTTGCATGATGTTATTGTTCCAAACTCGGAGAATAATTCCTTCAGCTTGTCATCATTTACATAGTCATCAAGATTTTTCAGATATAAATTAGCACCTTGAGATTTTTCGTATCTACTGATTCTTTCCTGTTCAAATTTTGCCTTCAACTCTGCCTCCCTTTCCCCTCTACTTTGAGCCCTCCCCACAAATAAAACCTTGTCATCAAAAGCAGTGGCCCCATTCAACTTCTCAACTGCAACAGCAGCATCATCTGGGCTCTGGAAGTTCACAAAACCAAAACATTTGGACTTCCCATCTGCGTCTGTCATAACAACTGCACTGGTGATCGTACCATAGGAGCTAAAAAGTTTCTTGAGGTCTTCATCAGTAGCGGTTTCAGGCAAATTTTTCACATAAACGTTAGTAAACTTTGACAATCCAGTTGCTTGAGTCCTTTCTTCCCGGCGAACAAAAAGTCCAACATAgacttttttatcatttatcagCATGCCATTCAATTGTTTAATTGCATTTTGTGCAGATTCCTCATTTTCAAATTGTACGTATCCATGACCTTTTGACTGACCATTGTTGTCAACAACCACCTTGGAAGAAAGGACAGTCCCAAAGGCAGCAAAGGTGTCGTGCAATGCCTTGTTATCTATTGATGTGTCCAGGTTCTTAATGAAAACATTAGCATATCCACTTCTTCGAATAGTAGAATCTCGATGAGAATACATAATCCTGATAGGTTTCCCGTTGATAAGAGTATAATTCAAATCTTCCAGAGCACGAGCAGCTGCAATAAGTACAAACAGGCAATGATAATTCGTACCTACATATATTCATGCATACTCATTCAtaattatacatacatatacgaATCTAGACATGCATATTCTGTCAGAGGCATCATAAACCAAACATGATACTTTCCTTGCATCACGTTGAGAATTCACTAGAACTCATTCACAAACGCAGCGGTCAATTAAGTTTGTTTCACAATTGTGGAAGAGATGGGGAATGCTGGCAGTTGACTGAAatgaggtaaaaaaaaaaagtgaagcaaatagcactattatttttttataagtaaaatgaaatattattgaaataagTAAATAGCCGTGGCACAAGTACACATGATAACTATGAAGCAAATGGATCTAATACCACTATCATCAGATCTCAGAAACACATCCTTCAAAATAAATGGCCGCACAAAGCACATATCCCATTTGCCAAAAAGTAGATTTGTATGTGAAGAATCTATTAtcgaaataagaaataaatacatGGTAAAAACTTTTCCACGTTTCAActtaaaaataagagaaataatcAATCTCATGTCTAAAAGGAGGTGCAGAGTCTCATCATATTTACTGAAATATCTCTTTAATATAAAGAAGAGATAAAAGTCAAACATGCCAAGATTTCCTTTACCTATCTTAATCAATTTATTGACCATAAAAAGCAAACACAAATTGATTACTagtacttcaaaaaaaaaaaaattcaaacatttgtATCCCTTAAAATTCCTGCTCGAACTCTACGTGTTAGAGACAGAGACATACATAAAATGAGTTCCACAAAATTGATCACTGCATAAATTTAGGCAGAGTCCACTATGTATGTATGCCTCTCCTAGAATAGAAACCCAAAAGACGTCCTCCTAAAAATCACACTTACCAATGTAATCGTAGAATATACTAAAAAAAGGTGAGTTTACCCCACATACTCCAAATatacaaaaccaaaacaaacattGATCAAACTCAAAGTCATTTGTTCAGATacttacaataaatatatcaaaaactgaaaaacataaaaaaacataaaccaTATACTTAAACAAAGGCCCTGAGAATTGAAAATCACTGTCTCTCGCACGGGCAAAGATACACTCAAACACACACACAGCAGAAAAGAGTAATCAACAAATACCAATGCGCGCGTGCACACACGCACACATACACGTTCTCTATGTATAACCGTCTGCATCTACATACACAAACACACGCACATGTGTATGTAAATAGTCCgactaaaaataaaagaattgaatcGAGAACAGAGACAACGGGTGGTCAAACAGCGCCGTAGTACGTACCCTCATGAGGGTGGGCGTAATTGACATAAGCGTAGCCGAGAGAGGACGCCCGAGTATGATCCCTGAAAACCCTAATGGACACGACAGTAGCCACCTGGCCGAACAAATCGAAAAGTTGCCCCTCGTCCACGCTCGGGTCCAGATCCCCCACGTACAGCGCCACGTTGGCGGGCACCCCGTTAGCAGCCTCAGGGGACGGAGGCGGCTGAGAGGTTGACGTAGACGGAGTCGAAATATCCGCCGCCATTGGTATAGCAGAAAAAATTccgaaacaaaaaaagaaagtcttTCAGTGgagaaacacaaaacaaaacagataGTAGTTGTTGGGAATAATTTGGCTTCTGATCGAATATATTACGGAAGGAAAAAATAGGGTTTCCGTCTCCTAATGCTGTAAggagttctctttttcttttttctttttttttggtttttaattttatatggagttggagttggagttggagttgaGTTTGAGAGAGGCGGGGCAAGAGACGAAGGCCGAAGGTGGCGAAGGCATTTTATACGTGagtgtgagagagagtgagatgaATCCAGTGGGTACGTTTCCAACTCCTTAGCATTTGAGGATGCACACGTGGATATGACGACGTGGAATTCGACCATTGAACTTGTCCCCCAAGTTGTGGCGCGGCCCcacttttcttgtatttttgtgtctataatttataaaacaaaTTGATTAATAATACATTCTACAGTTCGTGTGTCTACAGTTCTTAGCTGTTAAGGGAACAAATCGACAAAATATATCTTAAATATTGGATTCTTTTCTGTTTCTGTGTTCTAATTTTTCGTATGAGgcaactttatttttttgaaaaaatattcgATTATCAAAGAACATATTTAAAGTATTTACAcgtcataatttaattttaaaatttaaattttataaataaatttttatcatttaaattacatgaattataatacTCTATATATCGATTTGGGAATAATTAGAAATATTCTTCCATCATTTTGAAGGtccaaaattgagaaaaaaaaaataagaaccaTCACAAAGAATTTGACTCATTATAATATGAAATCTATTGATTACGGGCCTTAAAATTTTAACACAAGTATATTTGCAAacttttttattaacaaattaagaGTATTATTGTTGTGAAAGTTTGTcgcaataatttatataaaaattttatatacaatcattttgtatactatttatacatttcattaatgtgattgattgtgtCATTATTTTAACCATTCAAATCGATGAAGTGTAAAAAGAAATATACAAAATTGCAGAACTCAAAAATATGTTGGTATACTGAGTAGTTTGTCACACACTAGATTAGTAAATAGcataattctttttaaatactcaattagtaaaattaaactaatataacttgatataatacttaagaaaaaaaataatataaaaataaatttgtaaattgacgtgatttgatataatacgttagactgtaaaattatttttattataaattagatataAACTATTATAcgaaatcatgtcaatttataaattcattCTTGCAATATTTTTATGTAACTATAACACGTCTCATAAAAGTAAGCAAAATACAAGTTGCAAACTTGCATGCATAGATTACATGACGAAGATGTTTGGGATGGAGAAAAATATAATGTCACAAGTGTTCCCTTGGTTTATTCATAGGTATTTtaaagttcaaaaccatattataatgaattttaaattctcacacatACCTTAGATACTACGTTACTGTgcttaaaagaataattttctttatgCCCGTAATATTCTCAAACTGCCCAAGGCCGATGCATGCAACATTGTAGCAAGGCCATTGGGATTATGGTTGCAGGAACTTTGGCATGGCGTATATGATGCAAAATAACAATCTTCACACATGGTAGATTGGTCAAATGATAATGCATGAAGTCCCTTTGGTTAAAGGATGAGTTCCATAGGCAGCTCTCCAATACTCAAAAGCAATATATAGATGGTCATTGACTTTATACTCGTACTTGGAGGCTGGATTTGGaatcaacatcataaatataactTCACTGTCACAAAACTGCACAGTTATGATAggttattttatatgaaaatgattattttatgttaaaaagaGGCTATTTTGATTGGCAAATAATCAATCTCGTTACATATAATCTGTTACAAAAGATCATTTTTATTGCAGTGAACTTGCATCATCGTTAGTTATGCTCTCAAGGACACTATATTTATGTATCATGTATGTGGTCAAGACCCAGTGATGTACTAGCTACAGGCTCATGATGTTCAATTCTTGGAGTTGTAGTTGATGTGGCAGtacttttttattacaaaaatggtAAAAGTCAAATAAGAAAAgggtattgatatttttatacctcttttattattaatttactattcagttattttttatcttttgctatttgaaattagattaaaaatttcagaatataatctttttatataatttaaaagaaaataaatttaatcaattaattaacacgatcatgtaatttaattaaaaataaatttaattttataataattgacTTAAAGAGAAAAGAATGTCATATTATGAGATAAGACTTGACTTTGCTTAAAAAAAACTGCATCCGGCTCCCTATTTTTGAGAAGACATTTAGGTTTTGAAAAGTAGAATCTCATATATAGTATTTTGCAACCCTCCTCCCAGCAAGGTTTTCTCCCGCCCTCCTCTCTCGAACTCATActgtaaaattatgttaattatcaTCATcttatgatatgatattaaataattaaaatttatttattatgttttatttgttggcctatcatttaatatcacatcataaaatattgagataatgataataagaataataataaatagattattcCTATAAGCAAACAtggataataattataaataaggaCTATCAATCTCACACATACTATCTCTAGATGCATTTCTATGACTAGctctctcaatggaaatgagacCTATCTAACTTGAGCACATGAAGTTTGGTAAATTGGTTCACCTGATTTTCTTTGAACGTTGCTATGTCCACAGAAGATCTATCGAAATCTTTTACTgatcagttattttttttatctttttcttttttatttcaccATTTATTTAACTAGTtagatgttttttaaaaataaaaaaattatatattcatttaaaaatagatcactaagtaaaaaaaattaaaaaaaaatcgataaagAATTCTTATGTGATACTGGtggtttccattttctttttgcatGTCCAACATTAAGCCCGGGTTATATTTTCAATAAAGAGCGTTtctcaaaattatttatatatttttatttgttaaatttaaattttaaaaatgatcttttaaattaaattattttacataaatgatGCGCtgtataaaaatattcaaataaaattatttaaataaaaaatatatataatcttgaaaaaaagataataaaa
Encoded here:
- the LOC122299237 gene encoding polyadenylate-binding protein 3-like: MAADISTPSTSTSQPPPSPEAANGVPANVALYVGDLDPSVDEGQLFDLFGQVATVVSIRVFRDHTRASSLGYAYVNYAHPHEAARALEDLNYTLINGKPIRIMYSHRDSTIRRSGYANVFIKNLDTSIDNKALHDTFAAFGTVLSSKVVVDNNGQSKGHGYVQFENEESAQNAIKQLNGMLINDKKVYVGLFVRREERTQATGLSKFTNVYVKNLPETATDEDLKKLFSSYGTITSAVVMTDADGKSKCFGFVNFQSPDDAAVAVEKLNGATAFDDKVLFVGRAQSRGEREAELKAKFEQERISRYEKSQGANLYLKNLDDYVNDDKLKELFSEFGTITSCKVMVDSQGHSKGYGFVAFSTPQEAAKALEEMNGRMIGRKPLYVAVAQRKEDRKAQLQAHFSQIRAHSGMAQMPVGIAGFHPGGPRFSPQHLYFGQGNPGLLPPQPFGFQQQLFHGMRPGIAPNFMMPYHLQRQGQPGQQMGVRRVGNLQQVQQQQLMHRNPHQGFRYVGSSRTGVDASVVPQGIIGPVMSLPFDGSGRPATPIDIQRPGHVHTSALLSALASASPENQRAMLGEQLYPHVEQLEPNNAAKVTGMLLEMDKSEVIHLLESPDALKQKVAEAMEVLHKAASASGVGDQLGSLALND